GTCGCCCGCTGACGCTCACTGCGCTCGAGGACATCTCGTTCTCGGTGCAGAAGGGTGAGACGCTGGGTATCGTGGGCGAGAGCGGCAGCGGCAAGTCGACGCTCGGCCGCTGCATCCTACAGCTCCTGTCGCCTGACCAGGGCAAGGTGCTCTGGTTGGGCCAGGACCTCACCCGGCTGCCCGATGAGGAGATGCGGCGCAAGCGGCGCGACCTGCAGATCATCTTCCAGGATCCGCTGGCTTCCCTCAATCCGCGCATGACGGTGGGCGAGATCATCGCCGATCCCCTGCGCACGCTGATGCCCGAACTCAACCGGGAGCAGCGGCGGGCCAAGGTTATCAAGATGATGGAGGCTGTGGGCCTCCTTCCCGAGATGATCAACCGTTATCCGCACGAGTTTTCGGGTGGGCAGGCGCAGCGTATCGGCATCGCCCGGGCGCTGATCACCGAGCCCAAGCTCATCGTCTGCGACGAGCCGGTTTCGGCACTGGACGTCTCGATCCAGGCGCAGATTCTCAACCTGCTCTCCGAGCTCAAGGATGAATTCGGCCTCACGCTGATCTTCATCTCGCACAACCTTTCGGTCGTGCGGCACGTGTCGGATCGGATCCTGGTGCTCTATCTCGGCCGCATCGTCGAGATGGCGAAGGGTGATGATATCTATGACGACCCCAGGCATCCCTATACGAGGGCGCTACTGACGGCCGTGCCGATCCCCGATCCGCGGTTGGCGCGGGAGCGCAATATCGATGCGTTGCGCGGCGAAATTCCCTCGCCGATCAACCCGCCTTCGGGTTGCACCTTCCGTACTCGCTGCCGCTTCGCCAAGCCGATCTGCGCCGAAGTGCGCCCGGCGCTCGAAACCCTGGCCGGCGACCGCCTCGTCGCCTGCCACCGCTGGCGCGACCTCGACCTCGAACACCCCGTTCCCTCGGTCTAGGCCCCAACGCTTCCTTCTCCCCTTGCGGGAGAAGGTGGCGGGTTAGCGCCAGATAGGGGCGAAGGGGCCTAGGCCCGACTTCACGACGCCCGGCGATCATCTCCGCCGATGCCCGCCGAACGCCGCCGGCGGTCAGGGCCGACATAGCTGTCGGTTTCCACGAATGCTCGGGGCGCCTTCATGATTGCGCCGAGCTTCTCCTCGATCTGGGCGGCCGAGAAGGGTCGGCGCAGAAATTCGGTGATTCCGGCGTCGCGCGCCTTGTTGATGGCCGCGGCGCTCGGATGAGAGGCCATCATCACCACGGCGACGTGGCGATGGGTTTCGTCCTCCGACCGCCGCAACCGGCGGGTGAAGGTCGTGCCGTCGAGGCCCTTCAAGGCCTCGTCGATCATCAGCACGTCCACCCCGCCGCGGCGGAGGGAACCCGAGGCGGCGACGGCATCGGTGGCGATCTGAATCTTGCGTACGCCCAATCCACGCAGCATCTGGCTGAGGAGATCGGCCATCTGCGTGTTGGATTCGGCCACAAGCACGGAAAGGTCAGCAAAGTCCTGGGAAGCCATTACGCATTACTCTTGGTGTCGAGACTTCAAGCTTGATGGAACCAGCAAGAATACCCTACGAACTTATCCGGTCGGTTAACGGCGCGTTATGTCGCGCTTCACCCACGAATCCGCCGTGCCCGCGTTGACAGGGAAAACCAAAGCCCCTATGTAGACGCCCAACTCAAAGGGCGCTTGGCGCCTCTTTTTCGTATGATCGAGGTCAAAAGATGAAAGTCGCCAATTCGCTCAAGGCGCTGATGGGTCGCCACCGCGCCAACAAGCTCGTCCGCCGTCGCGGCCGTGTTTACATCATCAACAAGGTCGACAAGCGCTACAAGGCCCGCCAGGGCTGAGCGCTGCTCCTTGCAGAAAGTTTGAAGGGCCGGCGAAAGCGGGCCTTTTTATTACTATTTTAGGTGTTTGCCGGTCAGCCTCCTTAACATTCTCGCGCCACTTACCGTGTCGCGGAGGCCAAGAATGTTGAAGAGCAGGACTATAACGATATCCATCAACCGGCCGGTTGCGGATGTCTATGCCTACCTCTCGGACCCGTCCAACATGCCGAACTGGACTACGGCACTGGGCGAACGGTTCGAGCGGGTGGAGGGAAATGTCTGGCACGCGGCGGTGCCCGACGATCCACGCGGGCCGGTCACGGTCCGTTTCTCACCAAGAAATGACTGGGGCGTGCTCGACTACGAGGTCAGCCGGAGCGGCGAGGAACCGCTTATGGTGCCCCTGCGCGTCTTCGCCAACCAGGAGGGGTGCGATCTCGCCTTCACCTTCTTCCAACGCCCCGGCGTCAGCGATGAGCATCTGGATTCGGAAGTGGAATGGGTACGCACGGACCTGTTGACACTCAAGTCGCTGCTTGAGGCGCTGGGGGACCGGCGTTAGGCACCATTTCGAGTGCCCATTCGATGAGCTATAGATCTCGAATGCGAGCGCTCTGGCCTATCGAACGGGAAATACTTGAACTTGCGGCAAGCGAGTATCCGGCCGTTGGGGCTGCGCTCAAGCAGCAAATAGAGTCCGTTCGTGTTGTGAGCTTCGAGAACAGCGGAAGCGGGTTCTTTTCCCATCTCGTTGTCGCTGACGATGCTCCCCTCTTGACCGAGGCGTCGCCACTCGATCCGGGCCACGGCACAGTGGCTGGCATCGAGAACGGCATGGGCTTCTGCGTCTTCCTGACGGACGGGCGTCTGTCGATGATCGATGCCTATTGCAACGCCGACGAGTCCACCGCGGGAATCGACTTCTCCACCGCGGTGTTTCAGGTGATGCCGTGGGGGCCGCGCATTCTCAAGGCGTAGACCAGCTGCTACGCCGCGTCGCTCTCCGCCTCGCCTTCAAGTCCATATTCCTTGAGCTTGCGATAGAGCGTCGAGCGACCGATACCGAGCGCTCGCGCGACGCGCGACATGCGGCCTGAATAGTGCTCCAGCGCGAAGACGATGAGCGCCCGCTCGACATCGGCCAGGGCTGCCACTTCCCCATTGTCGTCGAGGAAGCGCTCGATGATCGGGCTGAGCTCGGACTCGGCGGGTTGGGGGGGCGGGGTGTGGTCGATGTGGATCGGTGCGGCCAGAACCGGCGAGGTTTCCGTTACCCGCGCAGCCTGCTCGCGGCCAGCAGTTTGGGCCACGATCTGGGGGAAGTCCGGCGTTTCGAGATAGGCCCCGTCCGAGAGCACGATGGCGCGGTAGACCGCGTTTTCGAGCTGGCGGATATTGCCCGGCCAGTCGTAGCGCTGCAGCAGGTCGAGGGCAGGCGGGGTGATGCCCACCACGCGCCGTCCGGCCTCGGCGGCGAGCCGGGCGATGAAATGCATGGCTAGTGCCTCGACGTCTTCAGGGCGTTCGCGCAGTGGTGGCACGTAGATGGGGAAGACGTTGAGTCGGTAGAAAAGGTCCTCGCGGAAGGCCCCGGTCTTGGCCAAGTTCAGCAGCCGCCGGTTGGTGGCCGAGATCACCCGCACATTGACCTTTTCCGGGCGTCCCGCGCCCACGGGCTCGATCTCGCCGTGCTGGATGGCGCGCAGGAGCTTTACCTGCGTATCGAGTGGCAATTCGCCCACTTCGTCGAGGAATAGCGTGCCGCCATGGGCTTCGGCGAATTTGCCGTCATGATCGGCAGTCGCGCCGGTAAAGGCGCCCTTGCGGTGGCCGAACAGCGTCGATTCCACGAGATTGGGTGGAATGGCCCCGCAATTGACGGTGACGAAGGGTTTTCCCGCCCGGTCGCTCATGCCCTGGATGGCGCGGGCCACTAGTTCCTTGCCCGTACCGGTCTCGCCTTCGATCAGCACGGGAATGGTGCTCTTGGCAGCCTTGCGGATGAGCGAGAGCACGCGGTCCATGGCCGGGCTGCGCGTCACGATATCCTCGACGCTGAACGTGCCCGCGCGGCGCGAGCGTTCGGTGCGCACCAGCGTCTCAAGCGCTTCGAGCTTAAGCGCGTTGCGCAATGAGATAATGAGGCGCTCGGGCGCCACCGGCTTGACGAAAAAGTCCGCCGCGCCCTGGCGCATGGCGGTCACCACCGTTTCGAGCGAGGAATTGGCGGTCTGCACGATCACCGGCGTCGTCAGCCCTTCGCGCTTCATCGCTTCCATCACGGCCATGCCGTCTAGGTCGGGCATGACGAGGTCGAGCACCATGGCGCCGATGCTGCTATCCTCGCGCAGCCGCTCCAGCGCGTCCTTGCCGCCGCTGGCCGTGACAGGCGCGAAGCCGGCGCGCTTGGCGATTTCTGAGGTCAGGCGCAACTGCACCGGATCGTCGTCGACTATGAGAACACGCGTCATGCAAATCCTTCAGGCGGCCAGCCGAATCGCGCTGTGCCGTTTTGGAGCAGGCTAGGGAGGGCGAGTTAAGAGGGCTTTAATCACGATCGGGGAGGGGAACGCCCGCTTGGCAGCCGGGCGACGGCTCGGTAAGGTCCGCGCCTCAAATCCACAATCTCGGAGAGTTTCCATGACCGATCTGCCGCGCGCCACCGAAGCCACGAGCCAGAAGGGTCACAACGAGTTCGGCGCCATGCCCGAATGGAACCTCGATGACCTCTATCCGGGCCGCGATTCGCTCGAACTCAAGACCGATCTCGAAAAGGCGCGCCGCGAGGCCGAGGCCTTCGAGGTCGCCTACAAGGGCAAGCTCGATGGCCTCGCCCGCAATGGCGGGCTGGTCGAAGCGGTCAAGCGCTCCGAGGCGCTCGACGATCTTACCGGGCGCATCGGGTCCTTCGCCTACCTCCAATATGCGCAGAACACGCAGGATCCCAACCGCGCCAAGTTCCTGGGCGACATGAACGAGGCGCTGACCTCGCTTTCAACCCGGCTCATCTTCTTCGGCCTCGAACTCAACCGTATCGAGGACGACGCGCTCGAAGCGGCCTTTGCCAAGGATGCCGAGCTCGCCCGCTACCGGCCCTGGTTCGCCGAGCTGCGCAAGTCCAAGCCCTACCAGCTCGAGGATCGCGTGGAAGAGCTCTTCCACGACAAGTCGGTGACCGCCTTCTCGGCCTGGAACCGGCTGTTCGACGAAACCATGGCCAGCCTCAAGTTCGAGGTCGATGGCGAGACGCTGGGCCTGGAAGCCACGCTGCATCTGCTTTCGGACAAGGACGAGAAGAAGCGCGAGGTCGCGTTCCATGCGCTCTCCAAGACGCTCCATGCCAACGAGCGGCTTTTCACGCACATCACCAACGTGCTGGCCAAGGACAAGGAAATCTCCGATCGCTGGCGCGGGTTCGGCGACATCGCCGATAGCCGGCACCTGGCCAA
The sequence above is a segment of the Paradevosia shaoguanensis genome. Coding sequences within it:
- a CDS encoding ABC transporter ATP-binding protein yields the protein MTELLRIDGLKKTFSIANGLFGRPLTLTALEDISFSVQKGETLGIVGESGSGKSTLGRCILQLLSPDQGKVLWLGQDLTRLPDEEMRRKRRDLQIIFQDPLASLNPRMTVGEIIADPLRTLMPELNREQRRAKVIKMMEAVGLLPEMINRYPHEFSGGQAQRIGIARALITEPKLIVCDEPVSALDVSIQAQILNLLSELKDEFGLTLIFISHNLSVVRHVSDRILVLYLGRIVEMAKGDDIYDDPRHPYTRALLTAVPIPDPRLARERNIDALRGEIPSPINPPSGCTFRTRCRFAKPICAEVRPALETLAGDRLVACHRWRDLDLEHPVPSV
- a CDS encoding response regulator, which gives rise to MASQDFADLSVLVAESNTQMADLLSQMLRGLGVRKIQIATDAVAASGSLRRGGVDVLMIDEALKGLDGTTFTRRLRRSEDETHRHVAVVMMASHPSAAAINKARDAGITEFLRRPFSAAQIEEKLGAIMKAPRAFVETDSYVGPDRRRRSAGIGGDDRRAS
- the ykgO gene encoding type B 50S ribosomal protein L36, giving the protein MKVANSLKALMGRHRANKLVRRRGRVYIINKVDKRYKARQG
- a CDS encoding SRPBCC family protein, whose product is MLKSRTITISINRPVADVYAYLSDPSNMPNWTTALGERFERVEGNVWHAAVPDDPRGPVTVRFSPRNDWGVLDYEVSRSGEEPLMVPLRVFANQEGCDLAFTFFQRPGVSDEHLDSEVEWVRTDLLTLKSLLEALGDRR
- a CDS encoding sigma-54-dependent transcriptional regulator, whose amino-acid sequence is MTRVLIVDDDPVQLRLTSEIAKRAGFAPVTASGGKDALERLREDSSIGAMVLDLVMPDLDGMAVMEAMKREGLTTPVIVQTANSSLETVVTAMRQGAADFFVKPVAPERLIISLRNALKLEALETLVRTERSRRAGTFSVEDIVTRSPAMDRVLSLIRKAAKSTIPVLIEGETGTGKELVARAIQGMSDRAGKPFVTVNCGAIPPNLVESTLFGHRKGAFTGATADHDGKFAEAHGGTLFLDEVGELPLDTQVKLLRAIQHGEIEPVGAGRPEKVNVRVISATNRRLLNLAKTGAFREDLFYRLNVFPIYVPPLRERPEDVEALAMHFIARLAAEAGRRVVGITPPALDLLQRYDWPGNIRQLENAVYRAIVLSDGAYLETPDFPQIVAQTAGREQAARVTETSPVLAAPIHIDHTPPPQPAESELSPIIERFLDDNGEVAALADVERALIVFALEHYSGRMSRVARALGIGRSTLYRKLKEYGLEGEAESDAA